Proteins from a genomic interval of Polaribacter sp. Q13:
- the prmC gene encoding peptide chain release factor N(5)-glutamine methyltransferase, which yields MTLQNFRIFFNSELSTMYPKTEIDSFFFLLIEAKLNLQRIDTVLKPDFLIDTEILSVLKSITKRLQKEEPIQYILGETEFYGLPFLVDKNTLIPRPETEELVEWIINEIQELKIKNQDKKLKILDIGTGSGCIPISLAKNLNNVSISAIDISKKALKVATQNAILNKVNITFLEIDILKAKELPQQYDVIISNPPYVRELEKVEINNNVLQNEPHLALFVADENPLIFYKKIADLAKQHLTKNGLLFFEINQYLGKGTVEMLHEKGFQNIALKKDLFGNDRMIKANI from the coding sequence ATGACACTTCAGAATTTTCGTATTTTTTTTAATAGTGAATTATCAACTATGTATCCAAAAACAGAAATTGATTCTTTCTTTTTTTTGTTGATAGAAGCAAAACTAAACCTACAAAGAATTGATACCGTATTAAAACCTGATTTTTTAATTGATACAGAAATTTTATCAGTATTAAAAAGCATTACAAAAAGACTTCAAAAAGAAGAACCTATTCAGTATATTTTAGGTGAAACGGAGTTTTATGGATTGCCTTTTTTGGTGGATAAAAACACCTTAATACCAAGACCAGAAACCGAAGAATTAGTGGAGTGGATTATCAATGAGATTCAAGAATTAAAAATTAAGAATCAAGACAAAAAACTAAAAATTCTGGATATTGGTACTGGTTCTGGTTGTATACCTATTTCTTTAGCTAAGAACCTAAATAACGTTTCTATTTCTGCTATTGATATTTCTAAAAAAGCTTTAAAAGTAGCAACTCAAAATGCAATTTTAAATAAAGTTAACATTACTTTCTTAGAAATAGATATTTTAAAAGCAAAAGAATTACCGCAACAATATGATGTTATAATTTCTAATCCGCCTTATGTTAGAGAATTAGAAAAGGTAGAAATCAATAATAATGTATTACAAAACGAACCACATTTAGCACTATTTGTCGCTGATGAAAACCCGTTAATTTTCTATAAAAAAATTGCAGACCTAGCTAAACAACATCTTACTAAAAACGGATTGTTATTTTTTGAAATCAATCAATATCTTGGAAAAGGAACCGTTGAAATGCTTCATGAAAAAGGTTTCCAAAACATAGCATTAAAGAAAGACCTATTTGGTAATGATAGAATGATAAAAGCAAATATCTAA
- the cls gene encoding cardiolipin synthase, translating into MYSVLLSIHLLLFSWAFYNILYFGTKPSKSLSWMLITFLFPFLGVFAFILFGINRRKIKYFELKETKKRKKHLQEHLQNKNNKNVHTLKEKKASKISNLVFNNVNFPLQLNNDVVVLKNGKETFEALYKAIKNAKYFIHLQYYIIENGKIFNDIITLLEQKRKENVEVRILYDSFGSFNLKKKTKQKLKNIGVEIYPETPFKFGSFLFSLNYRNHRKIAVIDNEIGFTGGVNISDEYITKDTNLGIWQDTHVQISGTAVTNLHHTFLKDYYYATNIDLNLIEKYNKTYNANGNTKLQIVSSGPDYEQPVVMQQYLSLINSAEKSICVLNPYFIPTYAILEAFKIAALSGVKVTLLLPKVTDSKIATYGMYSFFESLLKAGVTIYLRDDFSHSKVIFIDDEITSIGSTNFDCRSFEHNYELNALIFDKEITSEISNEFNERIKLATKVNLEDFLNRSIKQKTFERLARFLSPLL; encoded by the coding sequence ATGTACTCTGTTCTTTTATCAATTCACCTTTTACTATTTAGTTGGGCTTTCTACAACATCTTATATTTTGGTACAAAGCCATCGAAATCATTAAGCTGGATGTTAATTACATTTCTATTTCCTTTTTTAGGTGTTTTTGCTTTTATTCTATTCGGAATTAACAGAAGAAAAATAAAATACTTTGAACTTAAAGAAACGAAGAAAAGAAAAAAACATCTTCAAGAGCATCTTCAAAATAAAAATAACAAAAACGTACACACACTTAAAGAAAAAAAAGCTTCTAAAATATCTAACTTAGTTTTTAATAATGTAAACTTCCCCTTACAATTAAACAATGATGTTGTTGTCTTAAAAAACGGAAAAGAAACATTTGAAGCGCTTTATAAAGCTATTAAAAACGCTAAATATTTTATTCATTTACAATATTACATCATTGAAAATGGAAAAATTTTCAATGATATTATTACCTTATTAGAGCAAAAAAGAAAAGAAAATGTAGAAGTACGTATTTTATACGATTCTTTCGGAAGCTTTAACTTAAAAAAGAAAACCAAACAAAAACTTAAGAATATAGGCGTAGAAATATACCCAGAAACTCCTTTTAAATTTGGAAGTTTTCTCTTCTCTTTAAATTATAGAAACCATAGAAAAATTGCAGTTATAGATAATGAAATTGGTTTTACAGGTGGCGTAAATATTTCTGATGAATACATAACAAAAGACACTAATTTAGGCATTTGGCAAGACACTCATGTACAAATATCAGGTACTGCTGTAACCAATTTACACCACACATTTTTAAAAGATTATTACTACGCAACAAACATTGATTTAAATCTAATAGAAAAATACAACAAGACTTATAACGCAAATGGAAACACTAAATTACAAATTGTTTCTAGCGGACCAGATTATGAACAACCCGTTGTAATGCAACAATATTTAAGTCTCATTAATTCAGCAGAAAAAAGTATTTGTGTTTTAAACCCTTATTTTATTCCTACTTACGCTATTTTAGAAGCTTTTAAAATTGCGGCTTTAAGCGGCGTAAAAGTAACCTTGTTATTACCTAAAGTAACCGATTCTAAAATTGCAACATACGGTATGTATTCTTTTTTTGAAAGCTTATTAAAAGCCGGAGTAACTATTTATTTAAGAGACGATTTCTCGCACAGTAAAGTTATATTTATTGATGATGAAATTACTTCTATTGGTTCTACAAACTTTGATTGTAGAAGCTTTGAACACAATTATGAATTAAATGCACTAATTTTTGACAAAGAAATAACTTCAGAAATTTCTAATGAATTTAACGAAAGAATAAAATTAGCCACAAAAGTAAATCTAGAAGACTTCTTAAACAGATCTATCAAACAAAAAACATTTGAACGTTTGGCAAGATTTTTAAGCCCTTTATTATAA
- a CDS encoding GNAT family N-acetyltransferase — protein sequence MTSTDFIIREIQPKDNAQMAVVIREVLMEMGAPKIGTAYEDKATDKMFENFEKPTSFYYVIELNKKIVGGAGIAQLDNYEGNTSELQKMYFLPITRGKGLGSKLITTCLEKAKTLGFENCYLETMPYMSAAQALYKKNGFVNLDKPLGNTGHYSCPVWMLKKL from the coding sequence ATGACAAGTACAGATTTTATCATTAGAGAAATTCAGCCTAAAGACAATGCACAAATGGCAGTTGTAATTAGAGAGGTTCTTATGGAAATGGGAGCTCCTAAAATAGGAACTGCTTACGAGGACAAAGCTACTGATAAAATGTTTGAAAATTTTGAAAAACCCACCTCTTTTTATTATGTGATAGAGCTTAATAAAAAGATTGTTGGCGGAGCAGGAATTGCCCAATTAGATAATTATGAAGGCAACACTAGCGAGCTTCAAAAAATGTATTTCTTACCAATAACAAGAGGAAAAGGTTTAGGCTCTAAATTGATAACTACTTGCTTAGAAAAAGCAAAAACATTAGGTTTTGAAAACTGTTATTTAGAAACCATGCCTTATATGAGTGCTGCGCAAGCATTGTATAAAAAAAATGGATTTGTAAACCTAGATAAACCATTAGGTAATACAGGTCATTATTCTTGCCCTGTTTGGATGCTAAAAAAATTATAA
- a CDS encoding LEA type 2 family protein, whose product MKKLLYFILLFTLIISCSVKEQPIFIKVDNVKVSSFRGDTIRLKAAAFFENPNDVGGKISTDEIKVIVNGAEVAQVSSEEFEVPARKEFSIPLTVIIPAKKIFDNNKNGILGGLLNSFLNKSIKVQFKGDIKYKVFGYSSVYPVDEIQEIKF is encoded by the coding sequence ATGAAAAAACTTTTATATTTTATACTTTTATTTACACTAATTATAAGCTGTTCTGTAAAAGAACAACCCATTTTTATAAAGGTAGATAACGTAAAAGTATCTTCTTTTAGAGGAGACACTATTCGTTTAAAAGCTGCTGCTTTTTTTGAAAACCCTAATGATGTTGGTGGTAAAATTTCTACGGATGAAATAAAGGTAATTGTAAACGGAGCAGAAGTAGCGCAAGTTTCATCAGAAGAATTTGAGGTGCCTGCAAGAAAAGAATTCTCTATTCCTTTAACGGTGATTATTCCTGCTAAAAAAATATTTGATAATAACAAAAACGGAATATTAGGCGGCTTATTAAATTCGTTCTTAAATAAGTCTATAAAGGTGCAATTTAAGGGAGATATAAAATACAAAGTTTTTGGATATTCTAGTGTGTATCCTGTGGATGAAATTCAGGAAATTAAATTTTAA
- the ribD gene encoding bifunctional diaminohydroxyphosphoribosylaminopyrimidine deaminase/5-amino-6-(5-phosphoribosylamino)uracil reductase RibD produces the protein MVIDHKNYISRCLQIAKNGIGSARPNPSVGAVVVYQNKIIGEGFTSPYGGSHAEVNAINAVKDKSLLKKATIYVTLEPCSHFGKTPPCADLIVKHQFKNVVIGCVDSNSLVAGKGIERLINAGINVTVGVLEEECKAHHKRFFTVQNKKRPYIILKWAQTKDGFVAPLTKDEQKPVWISNTYSQQLVHKWRAQEHAILVGTNTVIADNPKLNVRSWSGQNPVRIVLDRSLRIPQDSNVLDGSVKTIVICDHKKFELNSKGFQPLENVNKIIFEAINFENNLAQQICEVLQKHQIQSVIIEGGTQTLQTFIDENLWDEARVFVGETKFEVGVKAPIFNKVVKEELNIKTDVLKIYTND, from the coding sequence ATAGTTATCGATCATAAAAATTACATATCACGTTGTTTGCAAATTGCCAAAAATGGAATTGGTTCTGCACGTCCAAACCCTTCTGTTGGTGCAGTTGTGGTATATCAAAATAAAATTATTGGAGAAGGTTTTACATCTCCTTACGGAGGAAGTCATGCCGAAGTAAATGCAATTAATGCGGTAAAAGATAAATCACTTTTAAAAAAGGCTACAATTTATGTAACCTTAGAGCCTTGTTCTCATTTTGGTAAAACACCGCCTTGTGCAGATTTAATTGTAAAACATCAATTTAAAAATGTAGTTATTGGTTGTGTAGATTCTAATAGTTTGGTGGCTGGTAAAGGAATTGAACGTCTTATAAATGCAGGGATTAATGTTACTGTTGGTGTTTTAGAAGAAGAATGTAAAGCACATCACAAACGTTTTTTTACAGTTCAGAATAAAAAAAGACCTTATATTATTTTAAAATGGGCACAAACTAAAGATGGTTTTGTTGCTCCTTTAACAAAAGATGAGCAGAAACCAGTTTGGATTTCTAACACATATTCTCAACAATTAGTTCATAAATGGAGAGCGCAAGAACACGCAATTTTAGTAGGGACTAACACGGTTATTGCGGATAATCCGAAGTTAAATGTGAGGAGTTGGTCTGGGCAAAATCCTGTGAGAATTGTTTTAGATCGTTCTTTGAGAATTCCGCAAGACAGCAATGTTTTAGACGGAAGTGTAAAGACGATTGTTATTTGTGATCATAAAAAATTTGAACTGAATAGCAAGGGGTTTCAACCCCTTGAAAATGTAAATAAAATTATTTTTGAAGCAATTAATTTTGAAAATAATCTAGCCCAACAAATCTGCGAAGTTTTACAAAAACACCAAATTCAGTCTGTAATTATTGAAGGAGGAACACAAACTTTACAAACCTTTATTGATGAAAATCTTTGGGATGAAGCGCGTGTTTTTGTTGGTGAAACTAAATTTGAAGTAGGAGTGAAGGCACCTATTTTTAATAAAGTAGTTAAAGAAGAACTAAACATCAAAACAGATGTTTTAAAAATATATACAAATGATTAA
- a CDS encoding HAD-IA family hydrolase: MIKNIIFDFGDIFINLDKKRFAKELQDLGISQESEANLPILNEYEMGMIFTEEFVAFFETKLNVPKEKFVEAWNSILLDFPKKRLNFIQELAKSKKYRLFLLSNTNDLHISWVKNEFGMEFYNSFKNCFEQFYLTHEIHLRKPNVDIYEFVLNENNLIAEETLFIDDTKQNTDSANTIGIHTWNLIPGEEEVTELFTKKENLF; the protein is encoded by the coding sequence ATGATTAAAAACATCATTTTCGATTTTGGCGATATTTTTATCAATTTAGATAAAAAACGTTTTGCAAAAGAGTTACAAGATTTGGGTATTTCACAAGAATCTGAAGCTAATCTACCTATTTTGAATGAGTATGAAATGGGAATGATTTTTACGGAAGAATTTGTTGCTTTTTTTGAAACAAAATTGAATGTTCCAAAAGAAAAATTTGTAGAAGCTTGGAATTCTATTCTATTAGATTTTCCAAAAAAACGATTAAATTTTATTCAGGAATTAGCAAAAAGTAAAAAATATCGTTTGTTTTTATTGAGTAATACCAATGATTTACATATTTCTTGGGTTAAAAATGAATTTGGTATGGAGTTCTATAATTCCTTTAAAAATTGTTTCGAACAATTTTATTTAACACATGAAATTCATTTAAGAAAACCAAACGTGGATATCTATGAATTTGTGTTGAATGAAAATAATTTAATTGCAGAAGAAACTCTTTTTATAGATGATACAAAACAAAATACAGACTCCGCAAATACCATAGGAATTCATACTTGGAATTTAATTCCTGGAGAAGAAGAGGTAACAGAATTGTTTACTAAAAAGGAAAATTTATTTTGA
- a CDS encoding EamA family transporter, which produces MIYLIFSILFSTSLFVIFKYFDIYKIDTLKAIVVNYLVAFAFGFGLSEITFSINEIPEKPWFFGAIVLGALFVAIFFVMANTAQQNGVSVASVAGKMSVVIPVVFGVLLYDESVTYLKIIGILIALVSVYLASVKEERSTFNKAGLLFPILLFFGSGAIDTTLKFVEVNFVQNNETALFSGSLFGFAAFFGLLILLVKTIQKREAFGIKNIIAGIVLGIPNYFTIVFLIKAMQTSGFESSTLFTINNVSVVVVSTLVGLLLFKEKFSLKNKIGVALAILGIVLVTIA; this is translated from the coding sequence TTGATTTATTTAATTTTTAGCATTCTTTTTTCAACCTCACTATTTGTCATATTTAAATATTTTGATATTTATAAAATTGACACTTTAAAAGCAATTGTTGTTAATTATTTGGTTGCTTTCGCTTTTGGTTTCGGTTTGTCTGAAATTACATTTTCTATTAATGAGATTCCTGAGAAACCATGGTTTTTTGGAGCTATTGTTTTAGGAGCATTATTTGTTGCTATCTTTTTTGTAATGGCAAATACAGCGCAGCAAAATGGCGTTTCAGTGGCTTCTGTTGCAGGTAAAATGTCTGTAGTTATTCCGGTAGTTTTTGGTGTTTTACTATATGATGAATCTGTAACATATTTAAAAATTATAGGAATTTTAATTGCGCTAGTTTCTGTGTATTTAGCTTCCGTAAAAGAGGAGCGAAGTACTTTTAATAAAGCAGGGTTATTGTTTCCTATATTGCTCTTTTTTGGCTCTGGAGCAATTGATACAACTCTAAAGTTTGTGGAAGTTAATTTTGTTCAGAATAATGAAACTGCTCTTTTTTCTGGTAGTTTATTTGGTTTTGCAGCTTTTTTTGGATTGCTAATTTTATTAGTTAAAACCATTCAAAAGAGAGAAGCATTTGGTATTAAAAATATAATTGCAGGTATTGTTTTGGGGATTCCGAATTATTTTACAATTGTATTTTTAATTAAAGCGATGCAAACATCAGGATTTGAAAGTTCTACCTTATTTACCATAAATAATGTATCTGTAGTTGTAGTATCCACTTTAGTTGGATTACTTTTATTTAAAGAAAAATTTAGTTTAAAGAATAAAATAGGAGTTGCTTTGGCAATTTTGGGAATTGTCTTAGTTACCATTGCTTAA
- a CDS encoding YigZ family protein — protein sequence MLEDVYKTIEKSSEETLFKEKGSKFFGYAFPVLSEEDVKEHLEVLKKKHHSARHFCYAYQLGIEKIRFRANDDGEPNNSAGLPIYGQIQSFEVTNILIVSVRYFGGTKLGVGGLISAYKTSAQITLETADILEKTINIYYKLTFEYDMMNAVQRIIKEKNIEITNQKLEMNCEYTISIRKKESESIYTIFDNLYKVDIKMLA from the coding sequence ATGTTAGAAGACGTTTATAAAACAATAGAAAAATCATCCGAAGAAACCCTTTTTAAAGAAAAAGGATCTAAATTTTTTGGCTATGCTTTTCCTGTTTTATCAGAAGAGGATGTAAAAGAACATTTAGAAGTGTTGAAAAAGAAACATCATTCTGCACGTCATTTCTGTTATGCTTATCAATTAGGAATAGAAAAAATTAGGTTTAGAGCAAATGATGATGGAGAACCAAACAATTCTGCAGGTTTACCTATCTATGGACAAATTCAGTCTTTTGAAGTAACCAATATTTTAATTGTTTCTGTTCGATATTTTGGAGGAACAAAGCTAGGTGTTGGAGGCTTAATTTCTGCCTATAAAACATCTGCACAAATTACTCTAGAAACTGCTGATATTTTAGAGAAAACCATCAATATTTATTATAAGTTAACTTTTGAGTACGATATGATGAATGCCGTACAAAGAATCATCAAAGAGAAAAATATTGAAATTACCAATCAGAAATTAGAAATGAATTGTGAATACACCATTTCTATAAGAAAAAAAGAGTCAGAATCAATCTATACTATTTTTGATAATTTGTATAAAGTTGATATAAAAATGTTAGCATAA